The following are encoded together in the Pseudomonas xantholysinigenes genome:
- a CDS encoding response regulator, translating into MSTAGKSILMVDDDQDIRELLQSYLARCGLQVHAEPDGQGFRRALDASPYDLVILDVMLPDEDGFSLCRWVREHPRQARVPIIMLTASSDEADRVIGLELGADDYLGKPFSPRELQARIKALLRRADFGQAVPASAVLAFDDWRLDTVSHRLFHRDGEEVILSGADFALLKLFLDHPQQILDRDTIGNATRGREPMPLDRIVDMAVSRLRQRLRDTEKPPRLIRTVRGSGYLLAANVCPA; encoded by the coding sequence GTGAGCACTGCCGGCAAATCGATTCTGATGGTCGATGACGATCAGGACATCCGCGAATTACTGCAGAGCTACCTGGCCCGCTGCGGCCTGCAGGTCCATGCCGAACCCGATGGCCAGGGCTTTCGCCGCGCCCTGGACGCCAGCCCCTACGACCTGGTGATCCTCGACGTGATGCTGCCCGACGAGGACGGTTTCAGCCTGTGCCGCTGGGTGCGCGAGCACCCACGCCAGGCGCGGGTGCCGATCATTATGCTCACCGCCAGCTCCGATGAGGCCGATCGGGTCATTGGCCTGGAACTGGGCGCCGACGACTATCTGGGCAAACCCTTCAGCCCGCGCGAATTGCAGGCACGCATCAAGGCGCTGCTGCGCCGCGCCGATTTCGGCCAGGCAGTGCCGGCCAGCGCGGTGCTGGCCTTCGACGACTGGCGCCTGGACACGGTCAGCCATCGCCTGTTCCACCGCGATGGCGAGGAGGTGATTCTCTCCGGCGCCGATTTCGCCTTGCTCAAGCTGTTCCTCGACCACCCGCAGCAGATTCTCGACCGCGACACCATCGGCAACGCCACCCGTGGCCGCGAACCGATGCCGCTGGACCGGATCGTCGACATGGCGGTCAGCCGTTTGCGCCAGCGCCTGCGCGACACCGAAAAGCCCCCTCGGCTGATACGCACCGTGCGTGGCAGCGGCTACCTGCTGGCGGCCAATGTCTGCCCGGCCTAG
- a CDS encoding glucokinase: MNALLVGDIGGTNARFALWRDNDLHAVQVLATADFTSPEQAIEAYLADQGIARGGLAAVCLAVAGPVDGDEFRFTNNHWRLSRSAFCQALQVERLLLINDFSAMALGMTRLRDAECREVCAGKADSSRPALVIGPGTGLGVGSLLRLGEQWLALPGEGGHVDLPVGNAREAAIHQEIHRQIGHVSAETVLSGGGLVRLYQAICTLDGATPTHKSPAQLTDAALAGEPRALAVIEQFCRFLGRVAGNNVLTLGARGGVYIVGGVIPRFAELFLRSGFAASFADKGCMSGYFAGVPVWLVTAEFSGLLGAGVALQQSMQH; this comes from the coding sequence ATGAATGCCCTGCTGGTTGGTGATATCGGGGGTACCAACGCACGTTTCGCCTTGTGGCGGGACAATGATCTGCATGCGGTGCAAGTGTTGGCCACCGCCGACTTCACCAGCCCCGAGCAGGCCATCGAGGCCTACCTGGCCGATCAGGGCATCGCCCGTGGCGGCCTGGCGGCGGTATGCCTGGCGGTGGCCGGGCCGGTGGATGGCGATGAGTTCCGCTTTACCAACAACCACTGGCGGCTCAGCCGCAGCGCCTTCTGCCAGGCGCTGCAGGTCGAGCGGCTGTTGCTGATCAACGATTTCTCCGCCATGGCCCTGGGCATGACCCGCCTGCGTGACGCTGAGTGCCGCGAGGTCTGCGCCGGTAAGGCCGACTCGTCGCGCCCGGCGCTGGTGATCGGCCCCGGCACCGGCCTGGGCGTGGGCAGCCTGCTGCGCCTGGGCGAGCAGTGGCTGGCGCTGCCGGGGGAGGGCGGGCATGTCGACCTGCCGGTGGGCAATGCCCGCGAGGCGGCGATCCACCAGGAGATCCATCGGCAGATCGGCCATGTCAGCGCCGAGACCGTGCTCAGTGGTGGCGGGCTGGTGCGCTTGTACCAGGCTATCTGCACGCTCGATGGCGCCACGCCGACGCACAAGAGCCCGGCGCAGCTCACTGACGCGGCCCTGGCCGGCGAGCCTCGGGCGTTGGCGGTGATCGAGCAGTTCTGCCGGTTTCTTGGGCGGGTGGCGGGCAACAATGTGCTCACCCTGGGCGCTCGAGGCGGGGTGTACATCGTCGGCGGGGTGATCCCGCGTTTTGCCGAGCTGTTCCTGCGCAGTGGGTTCGCCGCGAGTTTCGCCGACAAGGGCTGCATGAGCGGCTATTTCGCCGGGGTGCCGGTATGGCTGGTGACGGCGGAGTTTTCCGGGTTGCTGGGCGCCGGGGTGGCACTGCAGCAGTCAATGCAACACTGA
- the edd gene encoding phosphogluconate dehydratase has protein sequence MHPRILEVTERLIARSRRTRERYLELIRGAASDGPMRAHLQCANFAHGVAGCGGDDKQTLRLMNAANVAIVSAYNDMLSAHQPYQHFPEQIKQALREIGSVGQFAGGVPAMCDGVTQGEPGMELAIASREVIAMSTAIALSHNMFDAALMLGICDKIVPGLMMGALRFGHLPTVFVPGGPMVSGISNKEKADVRQRYAEGKASREELLESEMKSYHGPGTCTFYGTANTNQLVMEVMGLHLPGASFVNPYTPLRDALTAEAARQVTRMTKASGNFMPIGEIVDEKALVNSIVALHATGGSTNHTLHIPAIAQAAGIQLTWQDMADLSEVVPTLSHVYPNGKADINHFQASGGMAFLIRELLDAGLLHEDVNTVAGHGLRHYTQEPFLEDGQLVWREGPKDSLDESILRPVARPFSAEGGLRVMDGNLGRGVMKVSAVAPEHRVVEAPARVFHDQQALADAFKAGELERDFVAVVRFQGPRCNGMPELHKLTPFLGVLQDRGFKVALVTDGRMSGASGKIPAAIHVCPEAFDGGPLARVRDGDIVRVDGAEGTLRIMVSAEELASRELPEPPKGNDLGCGRELFGFMRVAFSSAEKGASAFTSALEHLE, from the coding sequence ATGCACCCGCGCATCCTTGAGGTCACCGAACGGCTCATCGCCCGCAGCCGCCGTACCCGTGAACGCTACCTTGAGCTGATCCGCGGCGCGGCCAGTGACGGACCCATGCGCGCCCACCTGCAGTGCGCCAACTTCGCCCATGGCGTGGCGGGTTGCGGCGGGGACGACAAGCAGACCCTGCGGTTGATGAACGCCGCCAACGTGGCCATCGTCTCGGCCTACAACGACATGCTCTCGGCCCACCAGCCGTACCAGCACTTCCCCGAACAAATCAAACAGGCGCTGCGCGAGATCGGCTCGGTCGGCCAGTTCGCCGGTGGCGTGCCAGCCATGTGCGACGGCGTGACCCAGGGCGAGCCGGGCATGGAACTGGCCATCGCCAGCCGCGAAGTGATCGCCATGTCTACCGCCATCGCCCTGTCGCACAACATGTTCGACGCTGCCCTGATGCTGGGCATCTGCGACAAGATCGTGCCTGGGCTGATGATGGGCGCGCTGCGTTTCGGCCACCTGCCCACCGTTTTCGTGCCGGGCGGGCCGATGGTGTCGGGCATCTCCAACAAGGAGAAGGCCGATGTGCGCCAGCGCTACGCCGAGGGCAAGGCGAGCCGCGAGGAACTGCTCGAATCGGAAATGAAGAGCTACCACGGCCCGGGCACCTGTACCTTCTACGGTACCGCCAACACCAACCAGCTGGTGATGGAAGTGATGGGCCTGCACCTGCCGGGCGCTTCGTTCGTCAATCCCTACACGCCGCTGCGCGACGCCCTCACCGCCGAGGCCGCGCGTCAGGTCACGCGCATGACCAAGGCCAGCGGCAACTTCATGCCCATCGGCGAGATCGTCGATGAGAAGGCGCTGGTCAACTCGATCGTTGCCCTGCACGCCACTGGCGGCTCGACCAACCACACCCTGCACATTCCAGCCATCGCCCAGGCCGCCGGCATCCAGCTGACCTGGCAAGACATGGCCGACCTGTCCGAGGTGGTGCCGACGCTGTCCCACGTCTATCCGAACGGCAAGGCCGACATCAACCACTTCCAGGCCTCCGGCGGCATGGCCTTCCTCATTCGCGAACTGCTCGACGCCGGGTTGCTGCACGAGGACGTCAACACCGTGGCCGGGCATGGCCTGCGCCACTACACCCAGGAGCCGTTCCTCGAGGATGGCCAACTGGTCTGGCGCGAAGGGCCTAAGGACAGCCTCGACGAAAGCATCCTGCGCCCGGTGGCGCGGCCATTCTCCGCCGAGGGTGGCCTGCGGGTGATGGATGGCAACCTCGGGCGCGGGGTGATGAAAGTTTCTGCCGTGGCGCCCGAGCATCGGGTGGTCGAGGCGCCGGCCCGGGTGTTCCATGACCAGCAGGCCCTGGCCGATGCATTCAAGGCCGGCGAGCTTGAGCGCGACTTCGTCGCCGTGGTGCGTTTCCAGGGCCCGCGTTGCAATGGCATGCCTGAGTTGCACAAGCTCACACCGTTCCTCGGCGTGCTGCAGGACCGTGGCTTCAAGGTGGCGCTGGTTACCGACGGGCGCATGTCTGGCGCCTCGGGCAAGATCCCGGCGGCCATCCACGTGTGCCCGGAAGCCTTCGACGGCGGCCCGCTGGCGCGGGTGCGCGATGGTGATATCGTGCGTGTCGATGGTGCCGAAGGCACGCTGCGGATCATGGTTTCGGCCGAGGAACTGGCCAGCCGTGAGCTGCCCGAGCCACCCAAGGGTAACGACCTGGGATGCGGGCGCGAGCTGTTCGGCTTCATGCGCGTGGCGTTCAGTTCCGCCGAAAAGGGCGCGAGCGCCTTTACCTCGGCTCTGGAGCACCTTGAATGA
- the gap gene encoding type I glyceraldehyde-3-phosphate dehydrogenase, with translation MTLRIAINGFGRIGRNVLRALYTHGYRQDLQVVAINDLGDSAMNAHLLKFDSVHGIFDASVEADHESLTVNGDRIAVSAIRNPAELPWKALGIDVVFECTGLFTERAKAAAHLAAGAGKVIVSAPAKGADATVVYGVNHDVLRASHQVISNASCTTNCLAPIAQVLHREFGIEQGLMTTIHAYTNDQVLTDVYHSDPYRARSATQSMIPSKTGAAEAVGLVLPELAGKLTGMAVRVPVINVSLVDLTVNLQRETTVDEVNQLFLEASRHSRVLGYNALPLVSCDFNHNPLSSIFDANHTRANGRMLKVLAWYDNEWGFSNRMLDNCLALFNAR, from the coding sequence ATGACCCTACGCATCGCCATCAACGGATTCGGCCGCATCGGACGCAACGTTCTGCGCGCACTCTACACCCACGGCTACCGCCAGGACCTGCAGGTCGTCGCCATCAACGACCTGGGCGACAGCGCGATGAACGCCCACCTGCTCAAGTTCGACAGCGTCCACGGCATCTTCGACGCCAGTGTCGAGGCCGACCACGAAAGCCTCACCGTCAACGGCGACCGCATCGCCGTCAGCGCCATCCGCAATCCCGCCGAACTGCCATGGAAAGCCCTGGGCATCGATGTGGTGTTCGAGTGCACCGGGCTGTTCACCGAACGCGCCAAGGCGGCCGCGCACCTGGCCGCTGGCGCCGGCAAGGTGATCGTCAGCGCCCCGGCCAAGGGCGCCGACGCCACCGTGGTCTACGGCGTCAACCACGACGTGCTGCGGGCCTCGCACCAGGTCATTTCCAACGCCTCGTGCACCACCAACTGCCTGGCGCCGATCGCCCAGGTGCTGCACCGCGAGTTCGGTATCGAGCAGGGCCTGATGACCACCATCCATGCCTACACCAACGACCAGGTGCTCACCGACGTCTACCACAGCGACCCCTACCGCGCGCGTTCGGCCACCCAGTCGATGATCCCGAGCAAGACCGGCGCCGCCGAGGCGGTGGGCCTGGTGCTGCCAGAGCTGGCCGGCAAGCTCACCGGCATGGCGGTGCGGGTGCCGGTGATCAATGTGTCGTTGGTCGACCTCACCGTGAACCTGCAGCGCGAAACCACGGTCGATGAGGTCAACCAGCTGTTCCTCGAAGCCAGCCGGCATTCGCGGGTGCTGGGCTACAACGCCCTGCCGCTGGTGTCGTGCGACTTCAACCACAACCCGCTGTCGTCGATCTTCGACGCCAACCATACCCGCGCCAACGGGCGCATGCTCAAGGTCTTGGCCTGGTACGACAACGAGTGGGGCTTCTCCAACCGCATGCTGGACAACTGCCTGGCGTTGTTCAACGCCAGGTGA
- a CDS encoding RNA polymerase sigma factor, whose protein sequence is MSQSRFNSIFLVQRLSLLRTLQRMVGNPSTAEDLLQETYLRVTRALGERPIEHLEPFVFQTARNLALDHLRARRVQARTLVDDVPEQVLHNVAAPAGSSEDAAHAEQLLKHLSVSLGQLSERQQRIFILSRLHGASYLEIAEQLQVSASTVQKELKLIMAICMGVADRHQ, encoded by the coding sequence GTGAGTCAGTCCCGGTTCAACTCGATTTTCCTCGTCCAGCGCCTCAGCCTGCTGCGTACCCTGCAACGCATGGTAGGCAATCCGAGCACGGCCGAGGACCTGCTGCAGGAAACCTACCTGCGGGTGACCCGCGCCCTGGGTGAACGCCCCATCGAGCACCTTGAGCCGTTCGTCTTCCAGACCGCGCGCAACCTCGCCCTGGACCACCTGCGCGCGCGCCGTGTGCAGGCCCGCACCCTGGTCGACGACGTGCCCGAACAGGTGCTGCACAACGTCGCAGCCCCGGCGGGCAGCAGCGAAGATGCCGCCCACGCCGAACAACTGCTCAAGCACCTGAGCGTGAGCCTGGGCCAACTCAGCGAGCGCCAGCAACGCATCTTCATCCTCAGCCGCCTGCACGGCGCCAGCTACCTGGAGATCGCCGAACAATTGCAGGTCTCCGCCAGCACGGTGCAGAAGGAGCTGAAACTGATCATGGCCATCTGCATGGGCGTGGCCGATCGTCACCAGTGA
- a CDS encoding FecR family protein — translation MRKKRTPQGSPVTQPSPPRPTAAAPDARARAREEALDWLIRLQCADAHDTQAFEHWLGANAENAEAYVEAEALWNGAPLRQAAGQLHQRRRHSLGGRLRRHWKPLASAAVLLVGLFTFGNLPVRLQADHLTVVGERQRLQLEDGAKVLLNTNSAFASDVREGRQVARLLQGEAYFQVPASSQSVLEVQAGPLRASVHDTDFAVRYLDGEAQVRVQRGDVDLQGARDQRIRLSAGDSISVGPQGFGQRQRPDLRHDLAWIEGRLVFENCPLSQVLAEVRRYYPGWIISRNAQLEQVAVTGNYRLDQPLETLRALAHITSAQLHEYPALVILN, via the coding sequence ATGCGCAAAAAACGCACCCCGCAAGGATCCCCCGTGACTCAGCCGTCCCCGCCTCGCCCGACAGCCGCCGCGCCTGACGCCCGCGCCCGTGCCCGCGAAGAAGCGCTGGACTGGTTGATCCGCCTGCAATGCGCCGACGCGCACGACACCCAAGCCTTCGAACACTGGCTCGGCGCCAATGCCGAAAACGCCGAGGCCTATGTCGAGGCCGAGGCATTGTGGAACGGCGCACCGCTGCGCCAGGCCGCCGGCCAGTTGCACCAGCGGCGCAGACACTCGCTGGGCGGGCGCCTGCGCCGCCACTGGAAACCACTGGCCAGCGCCGCGGTGCTGCTGGTCGGGCTGTTCACCTTCGGCAACCTGCCGGTGCGCTTGCAGGCCGACCACCTGACCGTGGTCGGCGAGCGCCAGCGCCTGCAGTTGGAGGACGGCGCCAAGGTGCTGCTCAACACCAATTCGGCCTTTGCCAGCGATGTGCGCGAAGGCCGCCAGGTCGCCCGTCTGCTGCAAGGCGAGGCGTATTTCCAGGTGCCAGCCAGCAGCCAGTCGGTACTGGAGGTACAAGCCGGGCCGTTGCGCGCCAGCGTGCACGATACCGACTTCGCCGTGCGTTACCTCGACGGCGAGGCCCAGGTCCGCGTGCAACGCGGCGATGTCGACCTGCAAGGCGCGCGCGACCAGCGCATCCGCCTCAGTGCCGGTGACAGCATCAGCGTCGGCCCCCAGGGCTTCGGTCAGCGCCAGCGCCCCGACCTGCGCCACGACCTGGCCTGGATCGAAGGCCGCCTGGTGTTCGAGAACTGCCCGCTGAGCCAGGTGCTCGCCGAGGTCCGCCGCTATTACCCGGGCTGGATCATCAGCCGCAACGCGCAACTGGAGCAGGTCGCGGTCACCGGCAACTACCGCCTCGACCAGCCGCTGGAAACCCTGCGCGCCCTCGCCCACATCACCTCGGCGCAACTGCACGAGTACCCGGCGCTGGTCATTCTCAACTGA
- a CDS encoding TonB-dependent receptor produces MPTGQTRPSSSSRRRGQLSLLTLALLASGACSLPALAAEPAQASSPRMGDYRFAIGQQPLVEAINAFSKVTGWQVGFSAELADGVASPGVQGALAPEAALQRLLRGTGLGYRKIGNGNVVLERQSAGNAIALQQMTVSATRSAQDVSQVPSTVSVQTREQLDHQNVNDIKQLVRYEPGVSVSGTGQRSGLNGYNIRGIDGDRVLTQVDGVSVPDSFFYGPYAQTQRNYVDPEIVKRVEILRGPASVLYGSNAIGGAVSYFTLDPEDIIKPGKDVGARLKTGYSSADESWLTSATIAGRHGDFDGLLHLSQRNGHETDAYGEHGGTGLSRSEANPEDVRTTNVLAKLGWNYADDARLGLTYERYKDDRDQNVLSAVGGPFIPGIPAMNSYRGRQGNDTVTRERFGINHEFGLDSLLADTVKWSLNYQIAKTDQTTDELYFARGRQVARDRQTTYKDRQWVFDAQLDKAFSIAATDHLLTYGTTLKREKITGSRSGTGTCLNIGGSCRAIGQISTDDTQARVSDFPDPTVDTYSLFAQDEIRWNQWTFLPGLRYDYTRLDPRMTDEYLLGLQNGGTAPARRVDDAEKKWHRLSPKLGVTYAFNDHYTWYGQYAEGFRTPTAKALYGRFENLAGGYVVEPNSSLEPEKSKSYETGLRGNFDAGSFDVAVFYNKYRDFINEDAVQSSNLGSTFQANNIKHATIKGAEIKGRLNLDRFGAPEGLYSIASVAYAYGRNNDTGQPLNSVNPLTGVFGLGYEQVDYGTQLSWTVVKRKNRVDDTQFFAPDGSSSEFRTPGYGVLDLTGFYRITDDLTINGGLYNLTDKKYWQWDDVRKYASVGNNTGISEAAVTQPANLDRLTAPGRNFAINLVWDI; encoded by the coding sequence ATGCCCACAGGTCAAACCCGCCCGTCCTCTTCTTCCCGCCGCCGCGGGCAATTGTCCCTGTTGACCCTGGCGCTGCTCGCCAGCGGCGCCTGCAGCCTGCCGGCCCTGGCCGCGGAACCGGCCCAGGCCAGCAGCCCACGCATGGGTGACTATCGCTTTGCCATTGGCCAGCAGCCGCTGGTCGAAGCAATCAACGCCTTCAGCAAGGTCACCGGCTGGCAGGTCGGCTTCAGCGCCGAGCTCGCCGACGGCGTGGCCTCGCCCGGTGTGCAGGGCGCGCTTGCACCGGAAGCGGCGCTGCAGCGCCTGCTGCGCGGCACCGGCCTGGGCTATCGCAAGATCGGCAACGGCAATGTGGTGCTCGAGCGCCAGTCCGCCGGCAATGCCATCGCCCTGCAACAGATGACCGTCAGCGCCACCCGCAGCGCCCAGGACGTCAGCCAGGTGCCGAGCACCGTCAGCGTGCAGACCCGTGAGCAACTGGACCACCAGAACGTCAACGACATCAAGCAGTTGGTGCGCTACGAACCGGGTGTTTCGGTGTCCGGCACCGGCCAGCGCAGCGGCCTGAACGGCTACAACATCCGCGGTATCGACGGCGACCGGGTACTGACCCAGGTGGACGGCGTGTCGGTCCCCGACAGTTTCTTCTACGGGCCTTACGCCCAGACCCAGCGCAACTACGTCGACCCCGAGATCGTCAAGCGCGTGGAGATCCTGCGTGGCCCGGCCTCGGTGCTGTACGGCAGCAACGCCATCGGCGGCGCGGTCAGCTACTTCACCCTCGACCCCGAGGACATCATCAAACCCGGCAAGGACGTCGGCGCGCGCCTGAAGACCGGCTACAGCTCGGCCGATGAAAGCTGGCTGACCTCCGCCACCATCGCCGGACGCCACGGCGATTTCGATGGCCTGCTGCACCTGAGCCAACGCAACGGTCATGAAACCGACGCGTACGGCGAGCATGGCGGCACCGGCCTGTCCCGCAGCGAGGCCAACCCCGAAGACGTACGTACCACCAACGTGCTGGCCAAGCTGGGTTGGAACTACGCCGACGACGCACGCCTGGGGCTGACCTACGAGCGCTACAAGGACGACCGCGACCAGAACGTCCTGAGCGCCGTTGGCGGCCCCTTCATTCCTGGCATTCCGGCGATGAACTCCTACCGCGGGCGCCAAGGCAACGATACCGTCACCCGCGAGCGGTTCGGCATCAATCATGAGTTCGGCCTCGACAGCCTGCTGGCTGACACCGTGAAATGGAGCCTGAACTACCAGATCGCCAAGACCGACCAGACCACCGACGAGCTCTATTTCGCCCGAGGCCGTCAGGTCGCCCGCGACCGCCAGACCACCTACAAGGACCGCCAGTGGGTGTTCGATGCGCAACTGGACAAGGCCTTCAGCATTGCGGCCACCGACCACCTGCTGACCTACGGCACCACACTCAAGCGCGAGAAGATCACCGGCTCGCGCAGTGGCACCGGCACCTGCCTCAACATCGGCGGAAGCTGCCGCGCGATCGGCCAGATCAGCACCGATGACACCCAGGCGCGTGTCAGCGATTTCCCGGATCCGACCGTCGACACCTACAGCCTGTTCGCCCAGGACGAAATCCGTTGGAACCAGTGGACCTTCCTGCCCGGCCTTCGCTACGACTACACCCGGCTCGACCCACGCATGACCGACGAGTACCTGCTGGGTCTGCAAAATGGCGGCACCGCCCCGGCACGCCGGGTAGACGACGCAGAAAAGAAATGGCACCGCCTTTCGCCCAAGCTGGGCGTCACCTACGCCTTCAATGACCACTACACCTGGTACGGCCAATACGCCGAGGGCTTCCGTACACCGACCGCCAAGGCGCTGTACGGCCGCTTCGAAAACCTTGCCGGTGGCTACGTGGTCGAGCCCAACTCGAGCCTGGAGCCGGAAAAGAGCAAGAGCTACGAGACCGGGCTGCGCGGCAACTTCGACGCCGGCAGCTTCGATGTGGCGGTGTTCTACAACAAGTACCGGGACTTCATCAACGAAGACGCCGTACAGTCCAGCAACCTGGGTTCGACGTTCCAGGCCAACAACATCAAGCATGCAACCATCAAGGGCGCGGAAATCAAGGGACGCTTGAACCTCGATCGCTTCGGCGCGCCTGAAGGCCTGTACTCGATCGCCTCGGTGGCCTATGCCTATGGCCGCAACAATGACACCGGCCAGCCACTCAACAGCGTCAACCCGCTGACAGGCGTGTTCGGCCTTGGCTACGAGCAGGTGGACTACGGCACCCAGCTCAGCTGGACCGTGGTCAAACGCAAGAACCGCGTGGACGACACCCAGTTCTTCGCCCCCGATGGCTCCAGCTCCGAGTTCCGTACTCCAGGCTATGGCGTGCTCGACCTGACCGGGTTCTACCGGATCACCGACGACCTGACCATCAACGGCGGCCTGTACAACCTGACCGACAAGAAATACTGGCAGTGGGACGATGTGCGCAAATACGCCAGCGTCGGCAACAACACCGGCATCAGTGAAGCGGCCGTTACCCAGCCGGCCAACCTCGACCGCCTGACCGCCCCGGGCCGTAACTTCGCCATCAACCTGGTGTGGGACATCTGA
- a CDS encoding biliverdin-producing heme oxygenase encodes MTAPSSERAALRSQRLNQVTHAPHTELDALVKSHKPFDSRESFARFVVAQYLFQSELQALYTDPNLIAIVPDLAERCRAEQARLDLADLDTEVPAPFGGALGNPSLGEALGWIFVSEGSKLGAAFLIKRAVALELSETFGARHLGEPAGGRAEGWKQFTRILDSLELSPEEDAAAERGAVAAFERFTELLKHAYAADAALA; translated from the coding sequence ATGACCGCCCCTTCCTCCGAACGCGCCGCCCTGCGCTCCCAACGCCTGAACCAGGTCACCCACGCCCCGCACACCGAGCTGGACGCCCTGGTCAAGTCGCACAAGCCGTTCGACAGCCGCGAAAGCTTCGCCCGCTTCGTCGTCGCCCAGTACCTGTTCCAGTCCGAGCTGCAGGCGCTGTACACCGACCCGAATCTGATCGCCATCGTGCCTGACCTGGCCGAACGCTGCCGCGCCGAACAGGCCCGCCTGGACCTGGCCGATCTGGACACCGAAGTCCCTGCGCCGTTCGGCGGAGCCCTGGGCAACCCGAGCCTGGGTGAAGCCCTGGGCTGGATCTTCGTCTCCGAAGGCTCCAAACTGGGCGCCGCGTTCCTGATCAAGCGTGCCGTGGCCCTGGAACTGTCCGAGACCTTCGGTGCCCGCCACCTGGGCGAGCCGGCCGGTGGCCGTGCCGAGGGCTGGAAACAGTTCACCCGTATTCTCGACAGCCTGGAACTGTCGCCCGAGGAAGACGCCGCTGCCGAACGTGGCGCGGTTGCCGCCTTCGAGCGCTTCACCGAGCTGCTCAAGCATGCCTACGCCGCCGACGCGGCACTGGCCTGA
- a CDS encoding YbaN family protein, whose product MTRIARSKVSRLLYAILAYVSLGIGLVAIVIPGLPTTEFILLAAWAATRSSPRLSAWLENHRLFGPILYNWRNGKVIQRRAKVSATISMLLCAGLMLTFLEHRWPVFLAISGMALGNLWIWSRPERPVPTASIELQR is encoded by the coding sequence ATGACCCGAATCGCCCGCTCCAAAGTATCCCGCCTGCTGTATGCGATCCTGGCCTATGTCAGCCTGGGGATAGGTCTGGTCGCCATCGTCATCCCCGGCTTGCCGACCACCGAGTTCATCCTCCTCGCCGCCTGGGCCGCCACCCGCAGTTCGCCGCGCCTGTCCGCCTGGCTGGAGAACCACCGACTGTTCGGGCCGATCCTGTACAACTGGCGCAATGGCAAAGTGATCCAACGCCGCGCCAAGGTCAGCGCGACGATCAGCATGCTGCTGTGCGCCGGGTTGATGCTGACCTTCCTCGAACACCGCTGGCCGGTGTTCCTCGCCATCAGCGGCATGGCCCTGGGCAACCTGTGGATCTGGTCGCGCCCGGAACGGCCTGTGCCGACGGCGTCCATCGAGCTGCAGCGCTGA